The Marinilongibacter aquaticus genome has a window encoding:
- a CDS encoding peptidase, which produces MTYCLGIRLKKGLVAIADTRITSGSETTSAKKVFVHKYGKYPLFIMTSGLRSVRDKVITYFQELVDENENFDKMYKAVNAIGDLIKRVANEDHDALRRSGINFNLFTIVGGQMEKDKEPKLYLLYPEGNWIEVGEGTPFIIIGNSGYGKPVLQRTVTYNSSLEYALKTGFLSFDSTRVSANDVGYPIDVLIFNSETFELEEHRLQEEDLKEITTFWADRLRESVNHIPDDLVDRILKKSPLFDLN; this is translated from the coding sequence ATGACCTATTGTCTGGGAATTAGGCTGAAAAAAGGTTTGGTGGCCATCGCCGACACACGTATCACCTCAGGATCTGAAACAACTTCGGCAAAGAAGGTATTTGTGCACAAGTACGGTAAATACCCTTTGTTCATTATGACGTCCGGTCTGCGGTCGGTTCGCGATAAGGTGATCACCTACTTTCAGGAATTGGTAGACGAGAACGAGAATTTCGATAAAATGTACAAGGCTGTAAACGCGATTGGTGATTTGATCAAACGTGTGGCCAATGAAGATCACGATGCTTTGCGGAGGTCGGGTATTAATTTCAATCTGTTCACCATTGTGGGCGGGCAAATGGAAAAGGACAAGGAGCCCAAACTGTATTTGCTTTATCCCGAAGGCAATTGGATTGAAGTAGGAGAGGGTACTCCTTTCATCATTATCGGAAATTCGGGTTATGGCAAACCTGTTTTGCAGCGTACCGTGACGTACAACTCTTCGCTTGAATATGCTTTGAAAACGGGTTTTCTTTCTTTTGATTCTACACGTGTCAGTGCCAACGATGTCGGTTATCCGATCGATGTATTGATTTTCAACTCGGAAACTTTTGAACTGGAAGAACACAGGCTACAAGAAGAGGACCTGAAAGAGATTACGACTTTTTGGGCCGATCGCCTGCGGGAGTCGGTAAATCACATTCCAGACGATTTGGTTGATCGTATTCTGAAAAAGTCGCCCTTGTTCGATTTGAACTAA
- a CDS encoding alpha-E domain-containing protein, translating into MLSRIANNMFWMGRYLERTDHLARYINVEYFSSLDSPDPLFHTFALKSIIDMVGLPEPSVPEPNEEQILVSAALDHDNPVSILSSLYSARENARGVREHLSSELWDAINNYYHFVSNYPIEVYKTRGLFDFTTGVMQYFSNVRGRIMYSLLKDVSWQFIQMGMHIERSVQTARILISKLTDIERIEQLKIGGPVKAQQWNVLLDCLEAKDMCRRFYASVPDRNTTLDFLLFNPYFPKSVVNNLNELRASLNSIENKLMAERNSLAFKVGKVIGPLEYMGVEDIKDGTIQFLEETLKKIYTVSEMIETEYFS; encoded by the coding sequence ATGTTATCAAGAATTGCGAACAATATGTTCTGGATGGGCCGTTATTTGGAAAGAACGGACCACCTCGCACGCTATATAAATGTAGAATATTTTTCATCGCTCGATAGTCCCGACCCACTCTTCCACACGTTTGCCCTGAAGTCGATTATCGATATGGTAGGCTTGCCCGAGCCCAGTGTGCCCGAGCCGAATGAAGAACAGATTTTGGTTTCGGCGGCTTTGGATCACGACAACCCGGTGTCGATTCTTTCGTCGCTTTATTCGGCCCGCGAAAACGCCCGAGGAGTACGGGAGCACTTGTCTTCCGAATTGTGGGATGCCATAAACAATTACTATCATTTCGTTTCGAATTATCCCATTGAAGTGTACAAAACACGTGGATTGTTTGATTTTACCACAGGTGTGATGCAGTACTTTTCCAATGTGCGGGGCCGTATCATGTATTCGCTTTTGAAAGATGTGAGTTGGCAGTTTATCCAAATGGGTATGCACATCGAACGGTCGGTGCAAACTGCCCGAATTTTGATCAGCAAACTGACGGATATCGAACGCATTGAGCAATTGAAAATTGGAGGCCCGGTAAAAGCACAGCAATGGAATGTATTGTTGGATTGCCTGGAGGCGAAAGACATGTGTCGGCGGTTTTATGCGAGTGTACCCGACAGAAACACCACCTTGGATTTCCTGCTGTTCAATCCGTATTTCCCCAAATCTGTGGTGAACAACCTGAACGAATTGCGGGCTTCGCTCAACAGCATAGAAAACAAACTGATGGCCGAGCGAAATAGCTTGGCGTTTAAAGTAGGCAAAGTGATCGGGCCATTGGAATACATGGGGGTGGAAGACATTAAAGACGGTACGATTCAGTTTTTGGAAGAAACCTTGAAAAAGATATACACTGTAAGCGAGATGATCGAGACGGAGTATTTTTCTTGA
- a CDS encoding YicC/YloC family endoribonuclease, which translates to MLQSMTGFGSANFENEKFEITADVKTLNSKFTDVFCRIPKTFADKEVELRNVLSKQLGRGKIELSLSIVPKSENSAGTAVNRAVVKSYFKDLMETASELGFEGSRTEILRMATMMPNAFNTDVRSAEDAEKEWKTILSTVETAIARCIEFRLQEGEATAGKFSEYIGNLNTLLEKVQEQDPKRIPAIRERLEKAISDWVENDNFNKDRFEQELIYYVEKYDISEEKVRLKNHLDYFLKELSNTESNGKKLNFISQEIGREINTIGSKANDAVIQRLVVQMKDELEKIKEQTMNIV; encoded by the coding sequence ATGCTGCAATCAATGACTGGCTTTGGATCGGCCAATTTTGAAAACGAAAAATTCGAAATCACAGCGGACGTAAAAACCCTGAATTCGAAATTCACTGATGTTTTTTGCCGAATCCCCAAAACCTTTGCAGACAAAGAAGTTGAGCTTCGCAATGTACTTTCCAAACAATTGGGCCGCGGAAAAATCGAACTTTCGCTAAGCATTGTGCCCAAGTCTGAAAATTCGGCGGGCACGGCCGTAAACCGAGCTGTGGTGAAAAGCTATTTCAAAGATTTGATGGAAACCGCTTCGGAACTGGGTTTCGAAGGCTCACGCACAGAAATTTTGCGAATGGCCACTATGATGCCCAATGCTTTCAATACGGATGTGCGAAGTGCTGAAGATGCCGAAAAAGAATGGAAAACGATTTTGAGCACCGTAGAAACCGCCATTGCCCGCTGCATTGAATTCCGCTTGCAGGAAGGAGAAGCCACGGCTGGAAAATTCTCGGAATACATCGGTAACCTGAACACCTTATTGGAGAAAGTTCAGGAGCAAGATCCAAAACGCATTCCCGCTATCCGCGAGCGATTGGAAAAGGCCATTTCAGATTGGGTAGAAAACGACAATTTCAACAAAGACCGTTTCGAACAAGAGTTGATCTATTATGTCGAGAAATACGACATCTCTGAAGAAAAAGTACGCCTGAAAAATCACCTTGACTATTTCCTGAAAGAGCTTAGCAATACCGAAAGCAACGGAAAAAAACTGAATTTCATTTCGCAGGAAATCGGTCGAGAAATCAATACCATTGGTTCAAAAGCCAACGATGCGGTTATTCAAAGGCTTGTGGTGCAAATGAAAGACGAGCTTGAAAAAATAAAAGAACAGACGATGAACATCGTCTAA
- a CDS encoding transglutaminase family protein: MAIKVAIRHEMHYDYDGAISVSPQVIRLKPAVHSRTPISAYSLKVFPENHFINWQQDPFGNFLARVVFPEKIEKLHVEVEVIADMIVINPFDFFVDDYAEHFPFTYEKQLRKELSPYFEILEGGENLEAFVDTFKAEKDIQIVDFLVNVNRRLNELVNYTIRLEPGIQTCEFTLSQASGSCRDSAWVLVQAFRRLGLAARFVSGYLVQLKADEKSLDGPSGTEEDFTDLHAWTEVFVPGAGWIGLDPTSGLLAGEGHIPLSCTPDPVSAAPITGMIEVCETKFSYKNEVFRIHEEPRVTKPYSDEDWESVLQLGNKIDADLERLDVRLTMGGEPTFVSIDDMESPEWNTAADGPHKRKLAQNLTLRIRNRFAPTGMLHYGQGKLYPGEILPRWQYGCFWRKDGKAIWAENELLANPSQKGTFTLSDGQAFLEQLCNYLNIAPDASIKAYEDAFYFAWAEQNLPIDKDPLKLKLKDGIERKTLTSVLEKGLDTPAGLVLPIRKNRASQSWESCRWPFRLNHLFLVPGNSSLGYRLPLNSLPNSVEEYFPRDPMDVQPDLADFEKDILEKQGKVHPVRTDICFKTALCLEIKDGRIHLFLPPQDLLENYLELVAAIHLTAKSCKMPVLLEGYEPPSEGKLNKIFVTPDPGVIEVNVHPSHNWQDLVQTTLALYEEAKQSRLGTEKFMIDGRHTGTGGGNHITIGGTTPQDSPLLRRPKLLQSLITYWQHHPSLSYLFSGPFIGPTSQAPRVDEGRDDVLYELELAFSQVPESENPPMWIADRLFRNLLVDVTGNTHRAEMCIDKLYSPFGSSGRQGILEFRGFDMPPHARMSLVQNLLIRALVAYFWTKPYEKKLVHWGAELHDKFMLEHYVRKDFYAVLDELSAHGYVFDRRWFDAFIEFRFPVLGRAQIEDMELELRWAIEPWHVLGEESTSQGTARYVDSSVERVQIKVKNWVKDRYTLSCNGASIPMKSTVLPGEYLAGIRYKAWAPPSALHPTIGTDTPLVFDVIDNWNNKSIGGFTYHVAHPGGRNYDTVPVNSYEAESRRNTRFYSEGHTQGSVKTVHEFAAVGRFFEENRTVKPVQIPLQENIMELSNTIDLRRLKKKV; encoded by the coding sequence ATGGCAATAAAAGTGGCTATTCGGCATGAGATGCATTACGACTACGACGGTGCAATCTCTGTGTCTCCACAAGTTATCCGGCTAAAACCCGCAGTACACTCCCGCACGCCCATTAGTGCCTATTCACTCAAAGTATTTCCCGAAAATCATTTCATAAACTGGCAACAAGATCCTTTCGGGAATTTTTTGGCCAGAGTGGTTTTTCCGGAAAAAATCGAGAAGCTGCATGTCGAGGTAGAAGTCATCGCCGACATGATCGTCATCAATCCGTTCGATTTTTTTGTGGATGACTATGCCGAACATTTTCCGTTCACCTACGAAAAGCAACTCAGAAAAGAGCTGAGCCCTTATTTTGAAATTTTGGAAGGCGGCGAAAACCTCGAAGCCTTTGTCGATACATTCAAAGCCGAAAAAGACATTCAGATTGTCGATTTTTTGGTGAATGTCAATAGAAGACTCAATGAACTCGTCAATTATACAATCCGGTTAGAGCCGGGCATACAGACTTGCGAGTTTACGCTTTCGCAAGCTTCAGGCTCTTGCCGCGACAGTGCCTGGGTTTTGGTACAGGCCTTTCGTCGCCTTGGCTTGGCCGCACGTTTCGTTTCTGGCTATTTGGTGCAGCTCAAAGCCGATGAAAAATCCTTGGATGGTCCATCGGGCACCGAAGAAGATTTCACGGATTTGCATGCCTGGACCGAAGTATTTGTACCAGGAGCAGGCTGGATTGGTCTCGATCCGACCTCTGGACTTCTCGCAGGCGAAGGCCACATTCCACTTTCGTGTACACCCGATCCTGTAAGTGCCGCTCCAATTACGGGCATGATCGAAGTTTGCGAAACCAAATTCAGTTATAAAAATGAGGTCTTCCGCATTCACGAAGAACCACGGGTTACCAAACCCTACTCTGATGAAGACTGGGAATCTGTATTGCAATTGGGCAACAAAATCGATGCCGATCTCGAGCGTTTGGACGTACGATTGACCATGGGCGGCGAACCCACATTCGTATCCATAGACGACATGGAATCTCCAGAATGGAATACCGCTGCCGATGGGCCGCATAAACGTAAATTGGCTCAAAATCTCACCCTCCGTATTCGCAATAGATTTGCCCCAACAGGCATGTTACACTACGGCCAAGGCAAACTTTATCCGGGCGAAATCTTGCCCCGCTGGCAGTACGGCTGTTTTTGGCGAAAAGACGGAAAAGCCATTTGGGCAGAAAACGAGCTGTTGGCCAATCCAAGTCAAAAGGGCACATTTACACTTTCGGACGGACAGGCCTTTCTCGAGCAATTGTGCAATTATTTGAACATTGCCCCAGATGCGAGCATCAAGGCTTATGAAGATGCCTTTTATTTCGCTTGGGCCGAACAAAACCTTCCGATTGACAAAGACCCTTTGAAATTGAAATTGAAGGACGGCATCGAACGAAAAACCCTGACCAGCGTACTGGAGAAGGGCTTGGACACACCCGCCGGTTTGGTTTTGCCCATTCGCAAAAACAGGGCTTCGCAGAGTTGGGAATCTTGCCGATGGCCTTTCAGGTTGAATCACCTTTTTTTGGTTCCTGGCAATTCGTCTTTGGGCTATCGTCTGCCGCTGAATTCGCTACCCAACAGTGTGGAAGAGTATTTCCCTCGCGATCCAATGGATGTGCAACCGGATTTGGCCGATTTCGAAAAAGACATTCTAGAAAAACAAGGAAAAGTCCATCCTGTCCGAACCGATATTTGTTTCAAAACAGCCCTTTGCCTCGAAATAAAAGACGGACGGATTCATCTGTTTTTACCTCCTCAAGATTTGTTGGAAAACTATCTTGAACTCGTTGCAGCCATACACCTTACCGCCAAATCTTGCAAAATGCCTGTATTGCTCGAAGGATACGAACCTCCTTCAGAAGGCAAATTGAATAAAATATTTGTTACGCCCGACCCCGGCGTCATCGAAGTAAATGTACACCCTTCTCACAATTGGCAAGACTTGGTGCAAACCACGCTTGCTCTGTACGAAGAAGCGAAACAATCGCGTTTGGGTACGGAAAAATTCATGATCGATGGACGGCATACGGGCACTGGGGGCGGAAACCACATTACCATTGGTGGAACCACCCCACAAGACAGTCCACTGCTGCGTAGGCCGAAACTCCTGCAAAGCCTCATTACCTATTGGCAACATCACCCTTCTTTGTCGTATTTGTTCAGTGGGCCCTTTATTGGGCCCACATCCCAAGCTCCAAGGGTGGACGAAGGACGGGACGATGTGCTTTATGAACTGGAACTCGCATTTTCTCAAGTTCCTGAATCGGAAAACCCACCCATGTGGATTGCCGATCGCCTTTTCCGAAATCTTTTGGTCGATGTGACAGGAAATACCCATCGGGCTGAAATGTGCATAGACAAGCTCTATTCACCTTTTGGGAGTTCAGGCCGACAGGGCATTTTAGAGTTCCGAGGTTTTGATATGCCTCCGCATGCCCGCATGAGCTTGGTGCAAAACCTGCTGATCCGAGCCTTGGTCGCTTACTTCTGGACCAAACCCTACGAGAAAAAACTTGTGCATTGGGGTGCCGAATTGCACGACAAATTCATGTTGGAGCATTACGTCAGAAAGGATTTTTATGCCGTACTCGATGAGCTCAGTGCCCACGGTTATGTCTTCGACCGCAGGTGGTTCGATGCCTTCATCGAATTCCGTTTTCCTGTACTCGGGCGGGCACAAATCGAAGACATGGAATTGGAATTGCGTTGGGCCATAGAACCTTGGCACGTATTGGGCGAAGAATCCACTTCACAAGGCACGGCACGCTACGTCGACTCGTCGGTAGAACGTGTGCAAATAAAAGTAAAAAATTGGGTGAAAGATCGCTATACTTTGTCCTGCAATGGAGCGAGCATTCCGATGAAATCTACGGTTTTGCCCGGAGAATACTTGGCAGGCATACGCTACAAAGCTTGGGCTCCGCCGTCTGCATTGCACCCCACCATCGGCACCGACACACCCCTTGTTTTTGATGTGATCGACAATTGGAATAACAAATCAATTGGTGGTTTCACCTATCATGTGGCACACCCAGGAGGCCGAAATTATGATACCGTTCCTGTAAACAGTTATGAAGCCGAATCGCGGAGAAATACCCGATTCTATTCTGAAGGGCATACACAAGGCTCTGTGAAAACTGTACACGAATTTGCGGCCGTGGGCCGTTTCTTTGAAGAAAACCGAACAGTGAAACCGGTGCAAATTCCATTGCAAGAGAACATTATGGAATTGAGCAACACAATTGACTTGAGACGACTCAAGAAAAAAGTTTAG
- a CDS encoding tetratricopeptide repeat protein: MKQKLYSLLSLLFIASSLFAQQTAEDYFELGIKKSKSNDYTGALSDFSRSIAMNPENSKSYFNRGLTKQVLKDHRGAILDFSRTIELNPRESAAYLYRGMSYAEQGDLRTATQDYNRAIELNPKDDYAYLQRGFTLAKLENYPRAISDFNKVVDIAPDSRTKYQAYFSRGLCKSKLEDFKGSIVDYTKSIEINPKRAQTFAERGFSHTQIGDYEDAVADFNKALELDPQDAKSFYFRGFSKARMEDYSGALADFDATLRIDPNNIRAYFGRGFCLSKLNNQRNAINDLSKSIEIGNPNLDSKVTYSLDLDEKKLAALRAAIQEDITIPFFSENRAEAYYLRGVAEYKNGKNKDAMDDLNRAIELNPVFAPAHFSRGIVRSANGLQKEAMVDLTNAIELNPDYKEAYYLRGLINMSMGIKNVGCLDLSRAGELGFVQAYDVIKDYCN; encoded by the coding sequence ATGAAACAAAAACTTTATTCTCTCTTAAGCCTCCTTTTTATTGCCTCTAGCCTTTTTGCCCAACAAACAGCCGAAGACTATTTCGAGCTGGGTATCAAGAAAAGCAAATCAAACGATTACACTGGTGCATTGAGCGATTTCAGCCGTTCAATTGCCATGAATCCTGAAAATTCGAAAAGCTATTTCAATCGCGGGCTCACCAAGCAAGTGCTGAAAGATCACCGCGGTGCAATTCTTGATTTCAGCCGTACCATCGAACTGAACCCTCGTGAATCTGCGGCCTACCTTTACCGCGGCATGAGCTATGCCGAGCAAGGCGATCTTCGCACTGCAACGCAAGATTATAACCGGGCCATTGAATTGAACCCAAAAGACGATTATGCCTACCTCCAACGTGGCTTCACTTTGGCCAAGCTCGAAAATTACCCGAGGGCCATTTCCGATTTCAATAAAGTAGTAGACATCGCTCCAGATAGCCGCACAAAATATCAGGCCTATTTTTCTCGCGGTCTGTGCAAATCGAAATTGGAAGACTTCAAAGGCAGTATCGTAGATTACACCAAATCGATTGAAATCAATCCTAAAAGAGCTCAAACATTTGCCGAACGCGGTTTCTCGCACACGCAAATTGGCGACTATGAAGACGCTGTAGCCGATTTCAACAAGGCCTTGGAACTGGATCCGCAAGATGCCAAAAGCTTTTATTTCAGAGGTTTTTCAAAAGCCCGAATGGAAGATTACTCAGGTGCTTTGGCCGACTTCGACGCCACTTTGCGAATCGACCCAAACAATATCCGAGCCTATTTTGGCCGCGGTTTCTGCCTCAGCAAATTGAACAACCAAAGAAACGCGATCAACGATTTGAGCAAATCCATAGAAATTGGCAATCCGAATCTGGACTCGAAAGTGACGTATTCACTGGATTTGGATGAGAAAAAACTAGCGGCATTGCGAGCAGCCATCCAAGAAGACATCACCATTCCGTTTTTCTCTGAAAACCGAGCTGAGGCCTATTATCTAAGAGGTGTGGCGGAATACAAAAACGGCAAAAACAAAGATGCAATGGACGATTTGAACAGAGCCATCGAATTGAACCCTGTATTTGCTCCTGCTCACTTTTCCAGAGGAATTGTGCGTTCGGCCAATGGGCTACAAAAAGAAGCGATGGTTGATTTGACAAATGCCATCGAACTAAACCCAGACTATAAAGAAGCCTATTATCTAAGAGGCTTAATCAACATGTCGATGGGCATCAAAAACGTGGGCTGCCTAGACCTTAGCCGTGCCGGCGAATTGGGCTTTGTACAAGCCTACGATGTAATAAAAGATTACTGCAATTGA
- a CDS encoding circularly permuted type 2 ATP-grasp protein — protein sequence MTATDKKLFEEYPKSTPFLDEVFGLNATTNAAYAKLVEYFDDFNLNEFKVLNDYTKKSFLTRGITFATYNENPRGVERIFPFDLMPRLISKSEWKEIETGLIQRAKAINAFLEDVYNGQEILKAGLVPEKLITSSVNFVKAMRDFKPAGGIYTHISGTDLIRHSDGHFYILEDNVRCPSGVSYVLANREALKKSLSQLFTQYNVSSVSEYPAALLSVLRSVTPKHVDNPVCVVLTPGSFNSAYYEHTFLAQTMGVPLVEGNDLFVENDFVYMKTVYGPKRVDVIYRRIDDAFIDPEVFREDSVLGIPGIMRAYRKHNITLVNAPGTGVADDKAVYAFVPDFIRFYLKEEPILRNVPTYRCGEPEDCKYVIDNLKDLVVKPVDQSGGYGIFIGKTATEEEVEEQKALILGDPREYIAQPIMNLSVHSTFIEGKNKFEPRHIDLRAFTLMGKGVEYVLAGGLSRVALKEGSLVVNSSQGGGSKDTWIFED from the coding sequence ATGACAGCAACTGATAAGAAACTATTTGAAGAGTACCCCAAAAGCACACCATTCCTAGACGAAGTGTTTGGTTTAAATGCCACCACCAATGCAGCTTATGCAAAACTGGTCGAGTATTTTGATGATTTTAACCTGAATGAATTCAAGGTCTTGAATGATTACACAAAGAAATCATTTCTGACGCGAGGAATAACCTTTGCCACATACAATGAAAACCCCAGAGGCGTGGAGCGGATATTTCCTTTTGATCTGATGCCGCGTTTGATTTCCAAGTCCGAATGGAAGGAGATCGAAACAGGTTTGATCCAAAGGGCCAAAGCGATCAATGCTTTTCTGGAGGATGTGTACAACGGTCAGGAAATTTTGAAAGCGGGTTTGGTGCCCGAAAAACTGATTACGTCTTCCGTGAATTTTGTGAAGGCCATGCGGGATTTCAAGCCTGCGGGCGGCATTTATACCCATATTTCGGGTACAGACCTGATACGGCATTCCGATGGGCACTTTTACATTTTGGAAGACAATGTACGCTGCCCCAGCGGGGTAAGTTATGTCTTGGCCAATCGCGAAGCCCTGAAAAAGAGCCTTTCGCAATTGTTTACGCAATACAATGTGTCTTCGGTGAGCGAATACCCCGCCGCATTGCTGAGTGTTTTGCGATCGGTTACGCCCAAGCATGTCGACAACCCGGTGTGTGTGGTGCTTACGCCAGGCTCTTTCAATTCGGCCTATTATGAACACACGTTTTTGGCTCAAACGATGGGCGTGCCTTTGGTTGAAGGCAACGACTTGTTTGTCGAGAATGATTTTGTGTACATGAAAACCGTGTACGGCCCGAAACGGGTGGATGTGATTTACAGACGCATCGATGATGCCTTTATCGATCCCGAAGTTTTTCGCGAAGATTCGGTTTTGGGTATTCCGGGTATAATGCGGGCCTACAGGAAGCACAATATAACTTTGGTGAATGCTCCGGGAACCGGTGTGGCCGACGACAAAGCCGTGTATGCCTTTGTGCCCGATTTCATTCGGTTTTATTTGAAGGAAGAACCTATACTTCGGAATGTGCCCACCTACCGATGCGGAGAACCAGAAGATTGCAAATATGTGATAGACAACCTGAAAGATTTGGTTGTAAAGCCCGTGGATCAGTCGGGTGGATACGGCATTTTTATTGGGAAAACGGCTACAGAAGAAGAAGTAGAAGAACAGAAGGCCCTTATCTTGGGCGATCCGCGAGAGTATATAGCTCAGCCCATTATGAACCTTTCGGTACATTCTACGTTTATTGAAGGCAAGAATAAATTCGAGCCAAGACACATCGACTTACGTGCTTTCACACTTATGGGCAAAGGAGTAGAATATGTGCTCGCGGGCGGTTTGTCTCGTGTGGCCTTGAAAGAAGGGAGTTTGGTGGTGAACTCATCCCAAGGTGGGGGTTCGAAAGACACATGGATTTTTGAAGATTAA
- the argS gene encoding arginine--tRNA ligase, which yields MNTEKLLKAAISEVLKSEFEVEEEVDLQPTRKEFEGTFTYVIFPLIKKLRKSPQEIGEKIGEALKRESDLVADYNLVKGFLNIVLSPKIWKDTFNALLADSYALDNNGQSVMVEFSSPNTNKPLHLGHLRNNFLGYSVASILEANGYAVTRACLVNDRGIHICKSMIAYQCFGNGETPENSGIKGDHLAGKYYVEFDKAYKQEVEDLKAQGMKEDEAKKEAPLMKAAQEMLKDWEAGKEEVVALWQKMNAWVYAGFKQTYESIGVGFDKTYYESDTYLLGKDIVDEGLAKGIFYKKEDGSVWIDLSEEGLDHKLVLRGDGTSVYITQDLGTTELKFQDFHTDKSVWVVGNEQDYHFQVLFAILKKLGRPYAEGCHHLSYGMVDLPSGKMKSREGTVVDADDLVSEMIRTAKETTEERGKIEALSEEEKQALFQMLGLGALKYFLLKVDPKKRMLFNPAESIDFQGNTGPFIQYTHARIRSILRKAESEGLVVPQKIDLSDFEALEVDLIFLLSEYKNQLKKAAQEYAPSIVANYCYDLAKTFNSFYGEFSVMNETDVRTRDFRLALIEKVAETLKNGMKLLGIDVPEQM from the coding sequence ATGAATACAGAAAAGCTTTTAAAAGCGGCTATTTCCGAGGTTTTAAAGTCCGAATTCGAGGTGGAAGAAGAGGTTGATTTGCAACCCACCCGAAAAGAATTTGAAGGTACTTTCACATACGTGATTTTTCCCTTAATCAAGAAATTGAGAAAAAGCCCGCAAGAAATTGGTGAAAAAATTGGCGAAGCCCTAAAACGCGAAAGCGATTTGGTGGCCGATTACAATTTGGTAAAGGGTTTTCTGAACATCGTGTTGTCGCCTAAGATTTGGAAGGACACATTCAATGCATTGTTGGCCGATTCTTATGCTTTGGATAACAACGGGCAGTCCGTGATGGTGGAGTTTTCTTCGCCCAATACAAACAAACCCTTGCATTTGGGGCACCTCAGAAATAATTTCTTGGGTTACTCGGTTGCGTCCATTCTCGAGGCAAACGGATATGCGGTTACCCGGGCTTGCCTTGTGAATGACAGAGGAATTCACATCTGCAAATCCATGATCGCATACCAGTGTTTCGGAAATGGCGAAACACCCGAAAACAGTGGAATCAAAGGCGACCATTTGGCGGGGAAATATTACGTGGAGTTTGATAAAGCCTACAAACAGGAAGTGGAGGATTTGAAAGCCCAAGGGATGAAAGAGGATGAGGCCAAAAAGGAAGCTCCTTTGATGAAAGCCGCTCAAGAAATGCTGAAGGATTGGGAAGCGGGTAAGGAAGAAGTGGTGGCCCTTTGGCAAAAAATGAACGCGTGGGTATATGCCGGTTTCAAGCAGACTTACGAGAGTATTGGGGTGGGTTTTGATAAAACCTATTACGAATCGGATACCTATTTGTTAGGCAAGGATATTGTGGATGAAGGGTTGGCAAAAGGGATTTTCTATAAGAAAGAGGACGGCTCAGTTTGGATCGATCTTTCGGAAGAGGGTTTGGATCACAAATTGGTACTTCGGGGCGATGGCACATCCGTGTACATAACGCAAGATTTGGGCACGACAGAATTGAAGTTCCAAGATTTCCATACCGACAAGTCTGTGTGGGTTGTGGGCAATGAACAAGATTATCATTTCCAGGTGCTTTTCGCCATTTTGAAAAAGTTGGGCCGACCTTATGCCGAGGGCTGTCATCATTTGAGTTACGGCATGGTGGATTTGCCTTCTGGAAAGATGAAGTCGCGGGAAGGAACGGTTGTCGATGCGGACGATTTGGTGTCTGAGATGATTCGCACCGCCAAAGAAACAACGGAAGAGCGTGGAAAAATTGAAGCCCTTTCTGAAGAAGAAAAGCAGGCACTCTTCCAAATGTTGGGCTTGGGAGCTTTGAAGTACTTTCTTTTGAAAGTGGACCCGAAGAAAAGGATGCTGTTCAATCCTGCGGAGTCGATTGATTTTCAGGGGAATACCGGGCCTTTCATTCAGTACACGCATGCACGTATACGCTCAATTTTGAGAAAGGCAGAAAGCGAAGGATTGGTTGTTCCACAGAAGATTGATCTGTCGGATTTTGAAGCTCTGGAAGTGGATTTGATCTTCTTGCTGAGCGAGTATAAAAACCAGTTGAAAAAGGCCGCACAGGAATATGCTCCGTCGATTGTGGCAAATTATTGTTACGATTTGGCCAAAACGTTCAACTCCTTCTACGGTGAATTTTCTGTGATGAACGAAACGGATGTCCGTACACGTGATTTCAGGTTGGCTTTGATTGAAAAAGTGGCCGAAACGCTAAAAAATGGAATGAAACTTTTGGGTATCGATGTGCCCGAACAGATGTAA